In a single window of the Salvelinus alpinus chromosome 15, SLU_Salpinus.1, whole genome shotgun sequence genome:
- the LOC139540265 gene encoding transcriptional enhancer factor TEF-1-like — MDERSATMDPSSWSGSESPADDMERMSDGAEKGMDGDPEGVWSPDIDQSFQEALAIYPPCGRRKIILSDEGKMYGRNELIARYIKLRTGKTRTRKQVSSHIQVLARRKSREFHTKLKDQSVKDKALQSMASMSSAQIVSATAIHNKLGLPGFPRPTFPGAAGFWQGMISTGQPGSSQDVKPFAQQAYPIQTAVTTTISAYEPPTAPTPTAPAWQGRSIGTTKLRLVEFSAFLEQQRDPDSYNKHLFAHIGQTNYSYSDALLEAVDIRQIYDKFPEKKGGLKELFGKGPHNSFFLVKFWADLNCNIQDDSGAFYGVTSQYESSENMTITCSTKVCSFGKQVVEKVETEYARFENGRFVYRISRSPMCEYMINFIHKLKHLPEKYMMNSVLENFTILLVVTNRETQETLLCMACVFEVSNSDHGAQHHIYRLVKE, encoded by the exons ATGGACGAGCGCAGCGCCACTATGGACCCCAGCAGTTGGAGCGGCAGCGAGAGCCCCGCAGACGACATGGAGAGGATGAGCGACGGGGCCGAGAAGGGCATGGACGGGGACCCCGAGGGGGTGTGGAGCCCCGACATCGACCAGAGCTTCCAGGAGGCGCTGGCTATCTACCCGCCCTGTGGGCGGAGGAAGATCATCCTCTCAGACGAGGGCAAGATGTACG GTCGCAATGAGTTGATAGCGAGATACATCAAACTAAGAACGGGAAAGACAAGGACAAGAAAGCAG GTCTCCAGTCACATTCAGGTTCTTGCCAGACGGAAATCTCGGGAGTTTCACACCAAGCTAAAG GACCAGAGTGTGAAGGACAAGGCACTGCAGAGTATGGCCTCCATGTCCTCGGCTCAGATCGTCTCTGCCACTGCCATCCACAACAAGCTTGGCCTCCCAGGCTTCCCAAGACCCACCTTCCCTGGGGCGGCAGGG TTTTGGCAGGGTATGATATCCACTGGCCAGCCTGGATCCTCACAAGA CGTTAAGCCATTTGCCCAGCAGGCCTACCCCATCCAGACAGCTGTAACGACCACCATCTCAG CGTACGAGCCTCCCACAGCCCCCACGCCTACAGCCCCAGCCTGGCAGGGCCGCTCCATCGGGACCACCAAACTCAGACTGGTGGAGTTCTCTGCCTTCCTGGAGCAGCAGAGAGACCCTGACTCT TACAACAAGCACCTGTTTGCCCACATCGGACAGACTAACTACTCGTACAGCGATGCCCTCCTGGAGGCTGTCGACATCCGTCAGATCTACGATAAGTTCCCAGAGAAGAAGGGAGGACTGAAGGAGCTCTTTGGAAAGGGCCCTCACAACTCCTTTTTCCTGGTCAAGTTCTGG GCTGATCTGAACTGTAACATCCAGGATGACTCTGGGGCCTTCTACGGTGTGACCAGCCAGTATGAGAGCTCTGAGAACATGACCATCACCTGCTCCACCAAGGTGTGCTCCTTCGGCAAGCAGGTGGTTGAGAAGGTGGAG acggaatatgctcgcttcgagaacGGACGCTTTGTCTACAGGATAAGCCGCTCCCCCATGTGTGAATACATGATCAACTTCATCCACAAACTCAAACACCTGCCTGAGAAATACATGATGAACAGTGTCCTGGAGAACTTCACCATCCTATTG GTTGTGACcaacagagagacacaggagaCGCTGCTGTGCATGGCGTGTGTGTTTGAGGTGTCGAACAGCGACCACGGAGCTCAACATCACATCTACCGGCTAGTCAAGGAATAA